From Rutidosis leptorrhynchoides isolate AG116_Rl617_1_P2 chromosome 3, CSIRO_AGI_Rlap_v1, whole genome shotgun sequence, a single genomic window includes:
- the LOC139902089 gene encoding (+)-cis,trans-nepetalactol synthase NEPS1-like — MNKVKGKVAIITGGASGIGETTARLFSKHGALVVVIADIQDELGEQAAKSIGSNICTYIHCDVTDEAQVKSMVDSTVEIYGQLDIMFSNAGILSKSDQTIVDFDMEQFDQLFDVNVRGMAVCVKHAARAMVNGQVKGNIISTASVAGRMGAEQQTDYSMSKHAVVALMKCASKQFGKYGIRVNCVSPFVVATPLINKAFGEEVMNMFQSMSSLKDVVLKAEDVAEAVLFLACDESGFVSGHDLVVDGGFTN; from the coding sequence ATGAACAAAGTCAAAGGAAAGGTAGCTATAATCACCGGTGGAGCAAGCGGTATTGGCGAAACCACGGCTCGTTTATTCTCCAAACACGGTGCACTAGTCGTGGTGATCGCTGACATCCAAGACGAATTAGGCGAACAAGCCGCTAAATCCATCGGGTCCAACATTTGTACCTACATTCATTGTGACGTCACTGATGAAGCTCAAGTGAAGTCAATGGTTGACTCAACCGTAGAAATCTACGGTCAGCTCGATATTATGTTTAGCAACGCTGGGATCCTCAGTAAATCTGACCAAACCATAGTTGACTTTGATATGGAACAGTTTGACCAACTATTTGATGTCAACGTTCGAGGGATGGCCGTGTGTGTAAAACATGCCGCCCGGGCAATGGTAAACGGGCAGGTGAAAGGGAATATCATTTCTACGGCTAGTGTTGCGGGCAGGATGGGGGCAGAACAACAGACGGATTATAGCATGTCGAAGCACGCAGTTGTGGCGTTGATGAAATGTGCGAGTAAGCAGTTTGGGAAGTATGGGATTCGAGTCAATTGTGTGTCACCTTTTGTGGTTGCGACACCGTTGATTAATAAGGCGTTTGGGGAGGAAGTTATGAATATGTTTCAGTCAATGAGTAGTTTGAAAGATGTGGTGTTGAAAGCTGAAGATGTTGCTGAGGCTGTTTTGTTTCTTGCTTGTGATGAATCTGGTTTTGTATCCGGACATGATTTGGTTGTTGATGGTGGTTTTACTAATTGA